CGCCTGGCCGACGAGCTCCGGGATCTCCTGGAGACGGACCGGATCGCCGCGGCGGTTCAGCCGCTCTGACCGCGGCGCTGGATCTCGTCCGCCACGTGCTGGAGCACCTGCGCGCCGTTCGCCCCGTGCCCGTGGGCGAGATGGCGCATCCAGTGCTCCACGATCTCCAGGATCGCGCTCCGCTCCTCGGCGGCGGCCTGCGCCCGCACGGCCGCCAGGTCGGTGGTCTGGTCGCTCATCGTCTCTCCGGATCGCGTGGAAGTGGACTCCGCGCCGTCAACGTATCCCGCGCCCCGCGGGAGCGGTAGGCCGCCGGCGTCAGGGCGGGGACACCAGCTTGAGTCCCAGGATCCCGGCCACGATCAGGCCGATGCAGAGCATCCGGGCGGGGGTGGCCTGCTCGCCGAACAGGACGATGCCGAGCACGACGGTCCCGATGGTTCCCACCCCGGTCCACACCGCGTAGGCGGTGCCGAGCGGGAGGGTGCGGAGCGCCAGCCCCAGCAGCCCCAGGCTGAGCAGCATCGACACGGCCGACGCCACGGTGGGGAGCAGCTTCGTGAACCCGGCCGTGTACTTGAGCCCGACGGCCCAGCCGACCTCGAAGAGGCCCGCGACGAAAAGGACGACCCACGCCATCCCCGTATCTCCGGACGGTGCGGGGTCGTCCCCGACGGTTCCTGTCGCGGGCGCGGGGCCGTCCCCGCGCCG
This portion of the Longimicrobiaceae bacterium genome encodes:
- the sugE gene encoding quaternary ammonium compound efflux SMR transporter SugE, producing MAWVVLFVAGLFEVGWAVGLKYTAGFTKLLPTVASAVSMLLSLGLLGLALRTLPLGTAYAVWTGVGTIGTVVLGIVLFGEQATPARMLCIGLIVAGILGLKLVSPP